The genomic region GGAACCTGCCGAAGCCGGTGCGCTCGATGCGCTTGAGGGCGTCGGAGGGTACGATCTGGTCGGTATCCACGTCGGAGTAGCCCAAAGGGAGCGCCTTGCCCTCGACCTTCTTCACCGGATCCATCATCACACTCCTTCCAGTACGCCGAGCTCGCTCGGGGAGGCGAAGCGCCCCATCACCGCCGTGGCCGCCGCGACGACCGGGCTCACCAGGTGCGTCCGGCCGCCCTTGCCCTGCCTCCCCTCGAAGTTGCGGTTGGAGGTCGAGGCGCACCGCTCGCCGGGGGAGAGCTTGTCCGGGTTCATCCCGAGGCACATCGAGCACCCGGCGGCCCGCCACTCGAAGCCGGCCTGCTTGAAGATCTCGTCGAGCCCCTCCTCCTCGGCCTGCTTCTTGACGCGCATCGAGCCGGGGACGACCATCGCCCGGATGCCTTCCTTGACCTTGTGTCCTTCGAGGACGCGGGCGGCGGCGCGCAGGTCTTCTATCCGGGCGTTGGTGCACGACCCGATGAAGACGGTGTCGACCTCGATCTCTCTCATGGGCGTACCAGGTTTCAGGCCCATGTACTTCAAGGCCCGCTCGTGGGCTTCGTTCTCGGGCTCGGGGACGACCCCGTCGAGCGGGACGGTCTGCGCGGGGGTGGTGCCCCAGGAGACGTAGGGCCGGAGCTCGGCGGCGTCGATGACGACCTCCTTGTCGAAGGTCGCCCCCTCGTCTGTCGGCAGGGTCTTCCAGTACTCGACGGCCTCCTCCCAGGCCTCACCCTTCGGCGCGTACTCGCGGCCCTCCAGGTACTCAAAGGTCTTCTCGTCCGGGGCGATCATGCCGGCGCGCGCCCCGCCCTCGATGGACATGTTGCACACGGTCATCCGGCCCTCCATCGAGAGCGAGCGGACCGCCTCGCCGCGGTACTCGATGATGTGCCCGACCCCGCCACCGGTCCCGATCCTGTTGAGGATGCCGAGCATGAGGTCCTTGGCGGTCACGTCCGCCGGAAGCTCTCCCTCGACCGTTACCGCCATCATCTTCGGCCGGCGCTGCGGCAGCGTCTGGGTGGCCAGGACGTGCTCGACCTCGCTCGTGCCGATCCCGAAGGCCAGCGCCCCGAAGGCGCCGTGGGTGGCGGTGTGCGAGTCGCCGCAGACGATGACCATCCCGGGCTGGGTGAGGCCCATCTCCGGCCCGATCATGTGCACTATCCCCTGTTTCGGGGTGCCCCAAGCCTCGAGCTCTATCCCGAAGTCCCGGCAGTTCTTCTCGAGCGCCTCCATCTG from Rubrobacter calidifluminis harbors:
- the leuC gene encoding 3-isopropylmalate dehydratase large subunit, giving the protein MSRPKTLAEKVWERHVVRSGEGEPDLLYVDLHLVHEVTSPQAFEALRLAGRKVRRPDLTLATMDHNVPTEGLGLPVKDRISAKQMEALEKNCRDFGIELEAWGTPKQGIVHMIGPEMGLTQPGMVIVCGDSHTATHGAFGALAFGIGTSEVEHVLATQTLPQRRPKMMAVTVEGELPADVTAKDLMLGILNRIGTGGGVGHIIEYRGEAVRSLSMEGRMTVCNMSIEGGARAGMIAPDEKTFEYLEGREYAPKGEAWEEAVEYWKTLPTDEGATFDKEVVIDAAELRPYVSWGTTPAQTVPLDGVVPEPENEAHERALKYMGLKPGTPMREIEVDTVFIGSCTNARIEDLRAAARVLEGHKVKEGIRAMVVPGSMRVKKQAEEEGLDEIFKQAGFEWRAAGCSMCLGMNPDKLSPGERCASTSNRNFEGRQGKGGRTHLVSPVVAAATAVMGRFASPSELGVLEGV